One window of the Trifolium pratense cultivar HEN17-A07 linkage group LG2, ARS_RC_1.1, whole genome shotgun sequence genome contains the following:
- the LOC123906184 gene encoding uncharacterized protein LOC123906184 yields MVSAREMEARLETLERGFEGLLTMRENVEKILEEDRRERLEACQQVAELTALMCRNLHMQGETHGDGDQTDSDDTSVHHDHNRPSEERWRKLKIPVFEGTDAYEWLNKVDRYFELKKFNDREKLQAVMVAMEGKALAWYQWWEFSAQNPSWEEFRTAVLKRFQPSMIQSPFELLLSLTQTGRIEEYREQFELYAGPLKCTEPAYLKGIFLNGPKDVIRAELKLHPVEKLTELMDYAQRVDEKNMLLTKGSIETGSIGRSTRTFNNSKTITLEPEKKVQTTQFVVGSCVGEGNSSKSSEAVKGQIFKKLTDAELQDRRVKGLCFRCDEKFGPGHRCPSKQLQVLIMAEHEYKERRPKMRWLNSCFGILVDTYVIPHLEDKVILLGREYC; encoded by the coding sequence ATGGTGTCTGCACGAGAAATGGAGGCCAGATTGGAAACTCTGGAACGTGGATTTGAAGGTTTGTTAACAATGAGAGAAAATGTCGAGAAAATTCTGGAAGAAGACCGTAGAGAAAGGCTGGAAGCGTGCCAACAAGTTGCAGAATTGACGGCTTTAATGTGTCGCAATTTACATATGCAGGGGGAGACACACGGTGATGGCGACCAGACTGACAGCGACGACACGTCGGTGCATCACGACCATAACAGGCCGAGCGAAGAACGTTGGAGGAAGTTAAAAATTCCGGTGTTTGAAGGTACTGATGCCTACGAGTGGTTAAACAAAGTGGATCGCTATTTTGAACTGAAAAAGTTTAACGATAGGGAAAAATTGCAAGCAGTGATGGTAGCGATGGAAGGAAAGGCTCTTGCTTGGTACCAATGGTGGGAGTTTTCTGCCCAAAACCCAAGTTGGGAGGAATTTAGAACTGCTGTCCTTAAAAGGTTCCAACCTTCAATGATTCAAAGTCCTTTTGAATTATTGTTAAGTCTTACACAAACGGGAAGAATAGAAGAATATCGGGAGCAGTTTGAATTGTATGCGGGACCCCTAAAATGTACTGAACCAGCGTATTTGAAAGGAATTTTCCTAAATGGACCCAAAGATGTGATAAGGGCTGAACTCAAACTCCACCCTGTAGAAAAATTAACTGAATTGATGGATTATGCTCAACGGGTGGATGAGAAAAATATGTTATTAACCAAAGGGAGTATTGAAACAGGTTCAATTGGAAGATCAACGAGAACTTTCAATAATTCCAAAACTATAACTTTGGAGCCAGAGAAGAAAGTACAAACAACCCAATTTGTGGTTGGAAGTTGTGTGGGAGAGGGGAATAGTTCAAAATCTTCTGAGGCGGTTAAGGGACAAATATTCAAGAAATTAACTGATGCAGAGTTGCAAGATCGAAGGGTTAAAGGACTATGTTTCCGGTGTGACGAAAAATTTGGTCCAGGTCATAGATGTCCCAGCAAACAGTTACAAGTCCTGATAATGGCTGAACACGAATATAAAGAGAGAAGGCCGAAAATGAGGTGGTTGAATTCATGTTTTGGGATCCTGGTGGACACTTACGTAATTCCtcaccttgaggacaaggtgaTTCTTCTAGGGCGGGAATATTGTTAG
- the LOC123906181 gene encoding uncharacterized protein At3g49140-like, whose protein sequence is MMIIDPPIAARFHLAATATRFSSAAPHNNRSMWTTEDMNGGLGYVASCRRLACSCGFDVPWIRSKKYPGAPFTRRNKLLKNRIRVSSEHPGSDQEPVKKNEKPSYHPFEEIAASTLENSEDVRLTAAETSRTVIEVNSKATMVFSTYVNDDFHENVVWPDLPYLTDEHGSIYFQAKNGEDILQSLTSENNFVQVIIGVDTMEMINEMALSGPSEIDFGIEEIDDQDTDDLDDSDDEDDEDENVDENEDYDSGWMAILSDEDEMDDDDDETLADWAKLETMRFSHPMDFAKKLTEIASDDPVDWMEQPPACVIFQGVIRPAFIEENSPIQKHLTANQSSTADISKATENKDESIGAINGHEHNTESSEDNTSKQVENNGNSDIPIDDTSFYRLEMVKIQVFSAHGHPIILDLEDYMKAQPDAIARSSSKIISHLKAGGESEKTLQALKSLCWRCKGIQVEEAQIICVDSLGIDVRVCSGTQVQTLRFGFRKRATSEYNAERQLNDLLFSRNHPKQPKAKLTHQNEC, encoded by the exons ATGATGATAATCGATCCTCCTATCGCCGCCCGTTTCCACCTCGCCGCCACCGCCACTCGCTTTTCCTCCGCCGCACCTC ATAATAACCGTTCAATGTGGACTACGGAGGATATGAATGGCGGATTAGGCTACGTGGCGTCGTGTCGACGACTCGCTTGTAGCTGCGGTTTTGATGTGCCTTG GATAAGAAGTAAAAAGTACCCGGGCGCTCCATTTACAAGAAGAAACAAACTTCTGAAGAATAGAATTCGAGTATCATCAGAACATCCTGGCTCAGATCAGGAGCCTGTAAAGAAAAACGAGAAGCCATCCTATCACCCATTTGAGGAAATAGCTGCTTCGACATTGGAGAATAGTGAAGATGTTAGACTTACTGCAGCAGAAACAAGTAGAACTGTTATTGAG gtTAACAGCAAAGCAACAATGGTGTTCTCAACTTATGTTAATGATGATTTTCATGAAAATGTTGTTTGGCCAGATTTGCCTTATTTGACTGATGAACATGGAA GTATATATTTTCAAGCAAAGAACGGTGAAGATATTTTGCAGTCCCTAACTTCAGAAAATAATTTTGTG CAAGTCATAATTGGTGTGGATACCATGGAAATGATCAATGAGATGGCCTTATCAGGTCCATCAGAAATTGACTTTGGGATTGAAGAAATTGATGATCAAGATACTGATGATTTAGATGACAGCGATGATGAAGATGACGAAGATGAAAATGTAGATGAGAATGAGGATTATGACTCG GGATGGATGGCTATTCTTTCAGATGAGGATGAAATGGATGATGATGACGATGAAACACTTGCAGACTGGGCAAAATTGGAGACAATGCGATTTTCTCATCCAATGGATTTTGCTAAAAAATTGACCGAG ATTGCTTCAGATGATCCAGTTGATTGGATGGAGCAGCCTCCGGCTTGTGTAATCTTCCAAGGAGTTATAAGACCTGCATTTATCGAAGAAAATTCTCCAATACAGAAGCATCTAACTGCCAATCAATCCAGTACTGCCGACATTAGTAAAGCCACAGAAAATAAAGACGAAAGTATTGGTGCAATTAATGGTCATGAGCACAATACAGAGTCATCTGAAGATAATACATCAAAACAGGTGGAAAATAATGGGAATAGTGATATACCTATAGATGATACTTCCTTCTACAGATTGGAGATGGTTAAGATTCAAGTGTTCTCTGCACATGGACATCCT ATTATCCTTGATTTGGAAGACTACATGAAAGCTCAACCTGATGCTATTGCAAGGTCATCTTCCAAAATTATATCTCATTTGAAAGCTGGTGGAGAATCAGAAAAGACTTTGCAAGCCCTTAAGTCTCTCTGTTGGAGGTGTAAGGGTATTCAAGTGGAG GAGGCACAAATTATCTGTGTGGACTCCCTTGGGATTGACGTAAGGGTTTGTTCAGGAACTCAAGTTCAAACACTGAGATTCGGATTCAGGAAAAGG GCTACATCAGAATACAATGCTGAGAGACAACTCAATGATTTACTATTTTCAAGAAATCACCCAAAGCAACCAAAAGCGAAGCTAACACATCAAAATGAATgctaa
- the LOC123906182 gene encoding pentatricopeptide repeat-containing protein At4g21190-like: MLALTNSPLLIAKSYEEIKIKSTRSIFLVCAAAKGPRPRYPRVWKTNKKIGTISKAAKLVQSIKELSNVKEEVYGALDTYVAWELEFPLITVKKVLKTLEYEKEWKRIIQVTKWMLSKGQGKTMGSYFTLLNALAEDDRLDEAEELWTKLLMQYTASLPRRFFDKMISIYRKRSMHDKMFEVFADMEELTVKPSISVVSMVGDVFKELGMMDKYERLHKKYPPPRWEYRYIKGKRVKIKAQIQSNDVDKYIRKNDNFEPNSGLREDDSSEETSELTDDEQFEQDADVTRMEPEQIFDESSESTEPSLDV; the protein is encoded by the exons ATGCTTGCACTCACTAATTCGCCTCTACTTATAGCTAAATCAtatgaagaaattaaaataaaaagtacacGAAGCATTTTTCTG GTATGTGCTGCTGCAAAAGGTCCAAGACCAAGATATCCACGAGTTTGGaagactaataaaaaaattggtaccaTTTCTAAAGCTGCTAAGCTTGTTCAATCT ATTAAGGAACTTTCAAATGTGAAAGAGGAAGTTTACGGAGCTCTTGATACCTATGTCGCTTGGGAACTAGAATTTCCTTTAATTACGGTGAAAAAGGTACTCAAAACTCTAGAATATGAGAAAGAGTGGAAGCGGATAATACAG GTAACAAAATGGATGTTAAGCAAGGGTCAAGGAAAGACAATGGGAAGCTATTTCACATTACTTAATGCTTTAGCAGAGGATGATCGACTAGATGAAGCAGAAGAGCTTTGGACAAAGTTATTAATGCAGTACACGGCAAGCTTGCCTCGTAGATTCTTCGATAAAATGATATCTATCTACCGCAAAAGAAGCATGCATGACAAGATGTTTGAG GTATTTGCAGACATGGAGGAGCTTACTGTTAAACCTAGTATATCTGTTGTCTCAATGGTTGGCGATGTCTTCAAGGAGCTAGGTATGATGGACAAATACGAGAGGTTACATAAAAAATATCCACCACCCCGATGGGAATATAGATACATCAAAGGAAAGCGTGTAAAAATCAAGGCGCAAATTCAGTCTAATGATGTCGACAAATACATAAGAAAGAATGACAATTTTGAACCAAATTCAGGCTTAAGAGAGGATGATAGTTCAGAAGAGACTTCAGAGTTAACTGATGATGAACAGTTCGAACAAGATGCTGATGTAACACGCATGGAACCTGAACAGATTTTTGACGAGTCATCTGAGAGCACAGAACCAAGTTTAGATGTATAA